A region from the Acyrthosiphon pisum isolate AL4f chromosome A1, pea_aphid_22Mar2018_4r6ur, whole genome shotgun sequence genome encodes:
- the LOC100574961 gene encoding dynein regulatory complex protein 9, producing MEINENRDKFNSASIIQANKLLSEVFKKTLLEISILDSLYGSSSISEYVKDVFQTSIDDLHNFGTLKTLHDIVEDNNRKRDECEQKKEQLRFWLQKGERKTRNGEQFTQEHVSLEKKIQMFKQKEEEIDSIIEKCTADGEHTAIRRETEKNYVDKWEKARIENFKFKFKSEELKLQKCMAELQTKMKTDQIVDEENKQFLDYTIKELEKQIEYWECKYKTDTKEIDEQLENLIITLEEKSKEIESLKKTFNERQTIIEDHAENKQRAEEEKKLNEHMEKMATKIQAWWRGTMVRRRLGPYKHLSGPRKKSIKKPLINKGKKTKSK from the exons atggaaataaatgaaaatcgAGACAAGTTCAACTCCGCTTCGATAATCCAAGCAAATAAGCTGTTATcggaagtttttaaaaaaacattactcGAAATCTCTATACTCGATTCACTCTACGGCAGTAGTAGCATCAGCGAATATGTTAAAGATGTTTTCCAGACATCTATTGACGACTTGCATAATTTTGGAACGTTAAAAACCTTGCATGATATAGTTGAGGACAATAATCGTAAACGCGATGAATGCGAACAAAAGAAAGAACAACTACGATTTTGGTTACAAAAAGGTGAACGGAAAACAAGAAATGGTGAACAATTTACACAAGAACACGTatcgttggaaaaaaaaatacaaatgttcaaacaaaaagaagaagaaattgATTCGATTATTGAGAAGTGTACG gccGATGGGGAACATACAGCGATACGAAGAGAGACAGAAAAAAACTATGTAGACAAATGGGAAAAGGCTAGaatagaaaatttcaaatttaaatttaaatctgaagaactaaaattacaaaaatgtatggcAGAGTTACAAACTAAAATGAAAACGGATCAAATCGTAGATGAAGagaacaaacaatttttagacTACACTATAAAG gAATTAGAAAAACAAATCGAGTATTGggaatgtaaatataaaactgataCTAAGGAAATTGACGAACAATTAGAGAACCTTATTATAACATTAGAGGAAAAATCCAAAGAAAtagaaagtttaaaaaaaaca TTTAACGAGAGGCAAACTATTATCGAGGATCATGCTGAAAATAAGCAAAGAGCGGAAGAAGAGAAAAAACTTAACGAACACATGGAAAAAATGGCCACGAAAATTCAAGCATGGTGGAGAGGTACAATGGTCAGGCGTCGTCTAGGTCCATATAAACATTTATCGGGGCCCAGAAAGAAGAGTATTAAGAAACCGTTAATAAATAAAGGGAAAAAAACGAAGagcaaatag